A genomic window from Agrobacterium larrymoorei includes:
- a CDS encoding helix-turn-helix transcriptional regulator, producing the protein MRPSPRDRLLLLLKTEGPQATSALSESLGLTGEAARQQLAKLADEGLVESIAQPAIGRGRPRQSWRLTSAGHSEFPDGHADVAVSLIEAIGSELGENALETIMTARERKTTAIYSAALLGAETLDERVARLSALRVAEGYMASWWQEASGHFILVENHCPICAAATACRGFCRSEIDIFRTVLSAPVERTEHLLHGARRCAYRIG; encoded by the coding sequence ATGCGCCCCTCTCCCCGTGACAGGCTACTCTTGCTTTTAAAGACCGAAGGCCCGCAAGCCACGTCAGCGCTCAGCGAGAGTCTTGGCCTGACGGGCGAAGCGGCGCGCCAGCAGCTTGCCAAACTCGCCGATGAAGGCTTGGTGGAAAGCATCGCGCAGCCCGCAATCGGGCGGGGGCGGCCGCGTCAAAGCTGGCGTCTGACCAGTGCTGGCCACAGTGAATTTCCGGATGGTCACGCTGACGTCGCGGTGTCACTCATCGAGGCGATAGGCAGCGAGCTTGGTGAAAACGCGCTGGAAACGATCATGACAGCGCGAGAACGCAAGACAACGGCGATTTATAGCGCGGCACTTCTCGGCGCCGAAACGTTGGACGAGCGTGTGGCACGGCTCTCAGCCTTGCGGGTCGCAGAGGGTTACATGGCAAGCTGGTGGCAGGAAGCGAGTGGACACTTCATTCTCGTCGAAAACCATTGCCCGATATGCGCCGCCGCAACCGCCTGCCGTGGCTTCTGCCGTTCAGAGATTGATATTTTCAGAACTGTGTTAAGTGCACCGGTGGAGCGCACCGAGCACCTGTTACACGGCGCAAGACGGTGCGCCTACCGGATCGGCTAG
- a CDS encoding MFS transporter, whose protein sequence is MSPSGTPPSTNLWTLFSARHVAASLMLSGGIALYAIETYVTATIMPSVVRDIGGLPLFAWVTTLYVTASVLGSVFIAIRPRGLSLNRTYSLGAILFLLGSAICAVAPTMEIVLAGRAVQGFGAGTLATLGYAFIRYVYPESLWNKATTLYAAIWGISTFIGPTLGGFFAEGSAWRHAFAIIVPFALVMGVLAPRLLPKGVDDRTQTKAPLRQMILLSASLLLVSFASTAEQVGLRISLVGCALVAIAGLLLVERRATPRILPRGGTLLSMPITRVYAAMFMLLAALTCDIYIPYFLQHLHAVPPLISGYLVALVALGWTVAAFMCSNFTGKAMRHSILAGAILEAVCIGMLAVTLARPNPDGNVLLVSAAAFLIFGMGFGVGLGWAHLVTHVLHLAEPDEKDKASAGITTVQSLGSAFGAALSGVIVNSTGLVSPGGVEGAASAATWLFVLFAVPAVLAAFAAFSLPEPRYGAQLQEGT, encoded by the coding sequence ATGTCTCCTTCCGGCACGCCTCCGTCAACCAACCTTTGGACTCTCTTTTCTGCCCGGCATGTGGCAGCAAGCCTGATGCTCTCAGGTGGCATCGCGCTTTATGCGATCGAGACCTACGTGACGGCCACGATCATGCCGTCTGTCGTGCGTGATATTGGTGGCCTGCCTCTCTTCGCTTGGGTGACGACGCTCTACGTCACTGCCTCTGTGCTGGGCTCGGTCTTTATCGCCATCCGTCCACGTGGCCTTAGCCTCAATCGGACCTACAGTCTCGGCGCAATCCTCTTTCTCCTCGGTTCGGCGATCTGCGCTGTGGCCCCAACCATGGAGATCGTCCTCGCCGGGCGAGCGGTGCAGGGCTTCGGGGCCGGGACATTGGCAACGCTGGGCTATGCTTTCATCCGCTATGTCTATCCCGAGTCTCTGTGGAACAAGGCAACGACGCTCTATGCCGCGATCTGGGGCATCTCGACCTTCATCGGACCGACGCTCGGTGGCTTCTTCGCCGAGGGCAGCGCATGGCGTCATGCTTTTGCGATCATCGTGCCCTTCGCACTTGTCATGGGCGTTCTCGCGCCGCGCCTGCTTCCAAAAGGGGTGGACGACCGGACCCAGACCAAGGCGCCGCTCCGGCAGATGATCCTGCTGTCTGCTTCGCTGCTGCTGGTCAGCTTTGCGAGCACCGCCGAACAGGTTGGCCTCCGCATCTCGCTTGTTGGTTGCGCACTTGTTGCCATTGCCGGACTTCTGCTCGTCGAACGACGGGCGACGCCGCGCATTCTGCCGCGTGGCGGCACCCTGCTCTCGATGCCGATTACTCGCGTTTATGCCGCGATGTTCATGCTGCTGGCGGCGCTGACTTGCGATATTTACATCCCGTATTTTCTCCAGCATCTGCACGCGGTCCCGCCGCTGATTTCTGGCTATCTGGTCGCCCTCGTGGCGCTCGGCTGGACAGTAGCCGCATTCATGTGCAGCAATTTCACAGGCAAGGCGATGCGCCATTCCATCCTTGCAGGTGCCATTTTGGAAGCTGTCTGCATCGGCATGCTGGCAGTGACGCTGGCACGGCCCAATCCCGATGGAAATGTGCTTCTGGTTAGCGCAGCCGCTTTCCTGATCTTCGGCATGGGCTTCGGCGTTGGGCTGGGGTGGGCGCATCTCGTAACTCACGTTCTGCATCTCGCCGAGCCTGACGAGAAAGACAAGGCATCGGCTGGCATCACCACCGTACAGTCTCTCGGCAGCGCGTTTGGCGCGGCTCTTTCCGGTGTCATCGTCAACAGCACCGGGCTTGTCAGCCCCGGCGGCGTTGAAGGTGCTGCATCTGCCGCGACGTGGCTCTTCGTACTCTTTGCGGTGCCTGCGGTTCTGGCAGCGTTCGCGGCCTTCTCATTGCCAGAGCCACGCTACGGAGCGCAGCTGCAAGAGGGTACTTGA